One genomic segment of bacterium includes these proteins:
- a CDS encoding RluA family pseudouridine synthase encodes MRLRVGEAEAGQRLDQVAATSFGVPRAQVQRWARSGHLQLNGAAAKPSAQVREGDTIEADPPDPVASEVLPEPIPLAILFEDDAVIVLDKPAGMVVHPAPGHSGGTLVNALLHHCGDLAGIGGVMRPGIVHRLDRGTSGVMVVAKHDAAHLALAEQFQSHEIDRLYRTWVRTVPNLDRGHIDQPIGRHPRDRKRMSIVTRHGREARTNWEVEKRYLASGIARLAIRPETGRTHQIRVHLSSNGMPLLGDDAYGKGRRAKGPVRFDRPALHAACLGFIHPVTAERLSFEAELPADLRELEARLEVREA; translated from the coding sequence TTGCGGCTTCGGGTTGGCGAGGCCGAGGCGGGTCAACGCCTCGACCAGGTCGCTGCCACCTCGTTCGGGGTGCCGCGGGCCCAGGTGCAACGCTGGGCACGTAGCGGACATCTCCAGCTGAACGGTGCCGCCGCCAAGCCAAGCGCCCAGGTCCGCGAGGGGGATACCATCGAAGCGGATCCGCCGGATCCCGTGGCGTCGGAAGTCCTGCCCGAGCCGATTCCGCTGGCCATCCTTTTCGAGGACGATGCCGTGATCGTTCTGGACAAACCGGCTGGCATGGTGGTGCACCCGGCACCCGGCCATAGCGGCGGCACGCTCGTGAATGCGTTGCTGCATCATTGTGGCGACCTGGCGGGGATCGGCGGTGTGATGCGTCCTGGGATCGTGCATCGACTCGATCGAGGGACATCGGGAGTGATGGTGGTCGCCAAACACGACGCAGCCCACCTGGCGCTCGCAGAGCAGTTCCAGAGCCACGAGATCGACCGCCTCTACAGGACATGGGTGCGAACCGTTCCGAATCTGGATCGGGGTCATATCGATCAACCGATCGGGCGGCACCCGCGCGACCGCAAACGCATGTCCATCGTGACACGTCACGGGCGGGAGGCGCGCACGAATTGGGAGGTGGAGAAGCGCTATCTGGCGAGCGGGATCGCGCGCCTGGCGATTCGGCCCGAGACGGGGCGGACCCATCAAATTCGTGTGCATCTATCCTCCAATGGCATGCCATTGTTAGGCGACGACGCCTACGGAAAGGGCCGCCGTGCGAAGGGCCCCGTGCGTTTCGACAGGCCTGCCCTGCATGCGGCGTGTCTGGGTTTCATCCATCCGGTGACCGCGGAGCGCTTGAGTTTCGAGGCGGAACTTCCGGCTGATCTACGAGAGCTGGAAGCACGCCTCGAGGTGCGCGAGGCATGA
- a CDS encoding MinD/ParA family protein: MGKTFLSANLAHTLARAGYKVVAVDTDIEGPNLHTWLGVKTPRASLADFVSGRESRVENLLQETPHHGLGLLAATHGNLAAAQPSAARRAELLGALRELPCDFVFVDCGAGAHPANIDYFLVGDEGLLVLHPEPTSVENTYTFIRAAFYRRMQLAMQKHDVRECVREAMDQRNDRGIRTPLDLLRAVEEMDPEEGQRFAATMKTFRPRVVVNEVASTEDIKLGFSVRSVCRKFFGIEVDYVGYVNRDQAVRDAVLLRKPLTEVHPESDAAVYLQRVAGKLVEAARDAGSSR; this comes from the coding sequence GTGGGGAAGACCTTTCTCTCCGCCAATCTCGCCCACACCCTGGCACGTGCCGGCTACAAAGTGGTGGCTGTCGATACGGATATCGAAGGCCCCAACCTGCACACCTGGCTAGGCGTGAAGACACCGCGGGCCAGCCTTGCGGATTTCGTCTCGGGCCGGGAGAGCCGGGTCGAGAACCTGCTGCAGGAGACGCCCCATCATGGTCTGGGTCTGCTCGCTGCGACCCATGGCAACCTGGCGGCGGCGCAACCCAGCGCAGCACGGCGAGCAGAGCTGCTCGGCGCCCTGCGCGAGCTGCCGTGCGACTTCGTGTTCGTCGATTGCGGTGCCGGCGCCCATCCCGCGAACATCGACTACTTCCTGGTAGGCGACGAAGGGCTGTTGGTGTTGCACCCGGAGCCGACTTCCGTCGAGAACACCTACACCTTCATCCGTGCGGCGTTCTACCGGCGCATGCAGCTGGCGATGCAGAAGCACGACGTGCGCGAGTGCGTGCGCGAGGCGATGGACCAACGCAATGATCGCGGAATCCGCACGCCCTTGGATCTGCTTCGGGCGGTCGAGGAGATGGATCCCGAGGAAGGTCAGCGCTTCGCGGCCACCATGAAGACCTTCCGGCCGCGGGTCGTCGTGAACGAGGTCGCCAGCACGGAAGACATCAAGCTCGGCTTCTCCGTGCGCAGTGTGTGTCGGAAATTCTTCGGCATCGAGGTCGATTACGTCGGCTACGTGAACCGGGACCAGGCGGTTCGAGACGCCGTGTTGCTTCGAAAGCCGCTGACGGAGGTTCATCCCGAAAGCGACGCAGCGGTGTATCTTCAGCGGGTGGCTGGAAAGCTCGTTGAAGCAGCTCGCGATGCAGGATCGTCCCGATGA
- a CDS encoding polyphenol oxidase family protein yields the protein MSPVLQARLLPVDHGFGTRDTGAPQGLRRPKQVHGVGVAIVREPGAEALGEADAVVCDEPRVPVGIVTADCVPILVASRDGRAVAAIHGGWRGLAAGVVGSGVAALRELTGDELVAAIGPHVGACCYEVDAPVLDALRERFSGILAGASRPSRPGHRWLDLGKVARDALERAEVAAVECLPDTCTACPGAPFFSVRRDGADTGRLVHWIRPG from the coding sequence ATGAGCCCTGTCCTGCAGGCGCGCCTTCTGCCGGTGGACCACGGCTTTGGCACCCGCGACACAGGAGCACCGCAGGGCCTGCGGCGTCCCAAGCAAGTTCATGGTGTCGGCGTGGCGATCGTCCGTGAGCCAGGGGCAGAGGCGCTCGGCGAGGCCGATGCGGTCGTCTGTGACGAGCCTCGGGTACCGGTCGGCATCGTCACTGCGGATTGTGTCCCGATTCTCGTTGCGAGCCGGGACGGCCGAGCCGTGGCGGCGATTCATGGGGGTTGGCGCGGGCTGGCGGCAGGCGTGGTCGGTTCCGGTGTGGCAGCGCTACGCGAGCTGACCGGTGACGAACTGGTCGCGGCGATCGGTCCCCACGTAGGTGCCTGCTGCTACGAGGTCGATGCACCGGTCCTCGATGCGCTCAGAGAACGCTTCTCCGGCATCCTGGCTGGAGCCTCTCGGCCGTCCCGCCCGGGCCACCGTTGGCTCGATCTCGGCAAGGTCGCTCGCGATGCGCTGGAACGAGCGGAGGTCGCCGCCGTCGAGTGCCTTCCCGACACCTGTACCGCCTGCCCGGGAGCGCCCTTCTTCAGCGTGCGCCGCGATGGAGCGGACACCGGTCGTCTGGTGCATTGGATTCGCCCCGGATGA